The region GCGAGATCGCGTTGTTGATCGCCGAACCGATGCCGGACTGCTCCGGCGAGATCGACCCGAGGATCGCCGAGGTGAGAGGTGCGACGGTCATCGTGAGGCCGAGCGCGAAGACCACGACGCCGGGGAAGACCTGGGTCCAGTAGTTCACGTCGTCGCCGATGCCGAGCATCAGCAGGTAGCCGATGCCACCGACGATCGGGCCGAGACCCATGAACAGGCGCGGGCCGTACTTGCCGGCGAGGGCTCCGAAGAACGAGGAGAGCGCGATGCTGATCAGCGTCATGGGCAGGAAGGCCAGTCCCGCGGCCGTCGCCGAGAAGCCGCCCACCTGCTGCAGGAACACGGTCACGATGAATCCGCCGAGCGACAGCGCGCCGTAGACCAGGGTGGTGGAGACGTTTCCGACCGAGAAGTTGCGCACGCTGAACAACCCGAGCGGCACCATCGGGTGCCGGGTGGTGCGCTGACGCAGGATGAACGCGAGCAGTGCGATCAGGCCGAGCACGAACGGTAGATAGATCGCCGGGCTCGACCAGCCGAAGTTTGCCTGCTCGATGAGTGCGAAGACCGGACCGCCGAGGCCGACGATGCCGAGCACGGCTCCGAACCAGTCGATCCCGCCGCCCTCCGGGCGCACGTTCTTCTCGCCGAGGCGGGCGATCAGCACGAGCGTGACTGCGATCGGGATGATGTTGATCGCGAAGACGAGGCGCCAGTTGAGGTAGTCGACGAAGAGGCCGCCGAGCAGGGGGCCGACCAGGAACGCGGCGCTCGTCCACCCCGTCCAGGTGCCGATCGCCTTCGCCTGCGGTGCACCCCGGAAGGTCGCGATGATGATCGCGAGCGAGCTCGGAACCAACAGTGCACCCGCGATGCCCTGGGCCCCGCGCAGGATGACGAGGGACTCGGCCGTGGGCGCGAGCGCGATGAGCACCGACGTCACCGCGAAGCCGTAGAGGCCGGCTTTGAGCACGACCCAGCGTCCGAACGTGTCGGAGAGCGACCCGGCCAGCAGGATGAGCGTGCCCAGGGTGATGGCGTAGGC is a window of Conyzicola nivalis DNA encoding:
- a CDS encoding MFS transporter yields the protein MTRNQRLVLSIAVLASFVTFLDGSVINVALPAIEKELGGGITTQQWVVDAYAITLGTLILLAGSLSDTFGRWVVLKAGLYGFAVTSVLIALAPTAESLVILRGAQGIAGALLVPSSLAIIIATFRGAPQAKAIGTWTGWTSAAFLVGPLLGGLFVDYLNWRLVFAINIIPIAVTLVLIARLGEKNVRPEGGGIDWFGAVLGIVGLGGPVFALIEQANFGWSSPAIYLPFVLGLIALLAFILRQRTTRHPMVPLGLFSVRNFSVGNVSTTLVYGALSLGGFIVTVFLQQVGGFSATAAGLAFLPMTLISIALSSFFGALAGKYGPRLFMGLGPIVGGIGYLLMLGIGDDVNYWTQVFPGVVVFALGLTMTVAPLTSAILGSISPEQSGIGSAINNAISRIAGLIAIAFVGVIVGSQFTVDSFHRGLLVTAVLLILGGIVSLIGISNPVHEKVPEKK